The following coding sequences are from one Camarhynchus parvulus chromosome 1, STF_HiC, whole genome shotgun sequence window:
- the EXOSC8 gene encoding exosome complex component RRP43, which translates to MRGGDGTAMAAAFKTVEPLEYYRRFLKENCRPDGRELGEFRTTTVNIGSITTADGSALVKLGNTTVICGVKAELAPPAVDSANKGYIVPNVELPSLCAERFRSGPPGEEAQAASQFIADVIENSQMIVKEDLCIANGKLAWVLYCDIICLDYDGNLLDASVFALLAALKNVQLPLVTINEETGLSEVNLKQKNPLIIRKHPVATSFAIFDDTLLIVDPTAEEEDLATGTVTIVTDEEGRLCSVHKPGGSPLTGAKLQDCITRAITRHKEVKKLIDKVIKSITPK; encoded by the exons ATGCGGGGCGGAGACGGCACCGCCATGGCCGCGGCGTTCAA AACTGTGGAACCATTGGAATATTACAGGAGGTTTTTG aaagagAACTGCCGACCTGATGGAAGAGAGTTAGGTGAATTTCGGACAACCACTGTCAACATAG gttCAATTACAACTGCAGATGGTTCTGCCCTGGTGAAGTTAGGAAATACCACAGTGATTTGCGGAGTAAAAGCG GAACTTGCTCCACCTGCAGTGGATTCTGCTAATAAGGGATACATTG TTCCAAATGTGGAGCTGCCATCCCTCTGTGCAGAGAGGTTTCGCTCTGGACCACCTGGTGAAGAGGCTCAAGCAGCGAGCCAGTTCATTGCAGATGTGATTGAAAA ttcACAGATGATAGTGAAAGAAGATCTGTGTATTGCCAATGGCAAG CTTGCGTGGGTGCTATACTGTGATATCATATGTCTGGACTATGATGGAAACCTTCTGGATGCCAGTGTCTTTGCTTTGTTGGCAGCATTAAAAAATG TGCAATTGCCGTTGGTTACGATAAACGAAGAAACTGGTTTATCAGAAgttaatttaaaacagaagaatCCTTTGATTATCAGAAAGCATCCGGTTGCCACATCATTTGCTATATTTGATGA CACATTACTCATTGTTGATCCAACTGCTGAAGAAGAAGATTTAGCAACTGGAACAGTAACCATTGTAACTGATGAAGAAGGCAGACTGTGTTCTGTCCATAAACCAG GTGGAAGTCCTCTTACAGGAGCCAAGCTTCAGGATTGTATCACCAGAGCAATTACAAGACACAAAGAAGTAAAGAAGCTCATAGACAAAGTAATAAAAAGTATAACACCCAAGTGA